One genomic segment of Litorilinea aerophila includes these proteins:
- a CDS encoding S8 family serine peptidase, whose protein sequence is MTALLLVAMLLSTTVVSAQSGGSDIFLPFVSSGSQPAGLGNNGPVPTAPTRTLDDIQIDSYIVVMALDPVIAFEGNASFAATKPGKGQKINPNSAHVKRYQAFLRETHDKALAAAGIPATNKLHDYTVALNGFAARMSEKQARQLAQQDGVVLVQQDELLQLQTDSSPTFLGLTAPGGAWLKGYNGEGVVVGVIDTGIWPEHPSFADDGSYAPPHTGPLPCEFGNTAHNPNDAPFTCNNKLIGARQMLATYRALIGADPDEFDSARDDNGHGTHTAATAAGNGGVPASIFGMPLGTVSGIAPRAHIVAYKGLGNLGGFTSDLAAAIDQAVADGVDVINYSVGGGASLTGADEIAYLFAADAGVFVATSAGNSGPGPGTIGGPASAPWLTTVGASTQRRFFQGTVHTADGRSFSGASITPGLTARPLVDAEFAGGDLCIPGTLAPNIVAGKIVLCRRGAIARAAKSLAVYQAGGAGMVLYNNSDDDNLFTDTHWVPSVHIDNTPGLEIKAYIASTAKPMAKITTGERGVWESAPSMTIFSSRGPDPVAEDIIKPDVTAPGMQILAAWSPFGDVGEVSGQLFAAIAGTSMSSPHVAGLFALIKQAHPDWTPAMARSALMTTAYQDVRDNDRVSPADPFDMGAGHVDPGNKAGKGSIFEPGLVYDAGFLDYLGFLCDAAPEVFANPAATCASLQSIGIPTDASDLNLPSIGIAELPGRQTVRRTVTSVAKEQGWRNYKVSVEAPPGFEVTVDPPRLRLKSGETAIYSVTITTVDAPIGEWRFGSLTWTADNKHYEVYSPIAVRAALFSAPAEISGSGESGSASFDIRFGYTGSYTAAPHGLEPATVTSDTVVQDPDQTFDPADGFSNAHVFNLSGVAHFRIAMPPEATEPDADLDIYVQDPNGDIVASSTSGGTDELIDIPLPMDGAWTVWVHGWSTPGGDSDYNMWTWAVPLASGGSLTVDAAPAAAVLGTTGTVQVSWSGAGTGTLSDWYLGAVSHTGDSGLMGLTLVEVDNR, encoded by the coding sequence TTGACCGCATTGCTTCTGGTGGCCATGCTCCTCTCCACCACCGTGGTTTCCGCCCAATCGGGCGGGTCGGATATTTTCTTGCCCTTTGTATCGTCGGGCAGTCAGCCCGCTGGTCTGGGGAACAATGGGCCGGTTCCAACGGCGCCCACCCGCACCCTGGACGACATTCAGATCGATTCGTACATCGTGGTGATGGCCCTGGATCCGGTGATTGCGTTTGAGGGGAACGCCTCCTTCGCAGCCACCAAGCCGGGCAAGGGCCAAAAGATCAACCCCAACAGCGCCCATGTCAAACGATATCAGGCTTTCCTCAGGGAAACCCACGACAAGGCCCTGGCCGCGGCCGGCATCCCGGCCACCAACAAGCTGCACGACTACACGGTGGCCCTGAACGGCTTCGCAGCCCGCATGTCGGAAAAGCAGGCCCGACAGCTTGCCCAACAGGACGGGGTGGTGCTGGTGCAGCAGGATGAACTGCTACAGCTCCAGACGGACAGCAGCCCCACCTTCCTGGGGCTGACCGCGCCCGGCGGCGCCTGGCTGAAGGGTTACAACGGCGAAGGCGTGGTGGTGGGCGTCATCGATACGGGCATCTGGCCGGAGCACCCCAGCTTTGCCGACGACGGCAGCTATGCCCCGCCCCACACCGGCCCCCTCCCCTGTGAATTCGGCAACACCGCCCACAACCCCAACGACGCCCCCTTCACCTGCAACAACAAGCTCATCGGCGCCCGCCAGATGCTGGCCACCTATCGGGCTCTCATCGGCGCCGACCCCGATGAATTCGACTCGGCCCGGGACGACAACGGCCACGGCACCCACACGGCGGCTACCGCAGCCGGTAACGGTGGCGTGCCTGCCAGCATCTTCGGCATGCCCCTGGGCACTGTCTCGGGCATCGCTCCCCGGGCCCACATTGTGGCCTACAAGGGACTGGGCAATCTGGGCGGCTTCACCTCGGACCTGGCGGCGGCCATCGATCAGGCCGTGGCCGACGGGGTGGACGTGATCAACTACTCGGTGGGTGGCGGTGCCAGCCTGACCGGCGCCGATGAGATCGCCTACCTCTTCGCCGCCGACGCCGGCGTCTTCGTGGCCACCTCGGCCGGCAACTCCGGCCCCGGCCCCGGCACCATCGGCGGCCCGGCCTCCGCACCCTGGCTGACCACCGTGGGCGCCAGCACCCAGCGCCGCTTCTTCCAGGGGACGGTCCACACCGCGGACGGGCGCAGCTTCTCCGGCGCTTCCATCACGCCCGGCCTCACCGCCCGGCCCCTGGTGGATGCTGAATTCGCCGGTGGGGATCTCTGCATTCCCGGCACCCTGGCTCCCAACATCGTCGCCGGCAAGATCGTCCTCTGCCGGCGGGGGGCCATTGCCCGGGCGGCCAAGAGCCTGGCCGTCTACCAGGCCGGGGGCGCCGGCATGGTGCTCTACAACAACAGCGACGACGACAACCTCTTCACCGACACCCACTGGGTGCCTTCGGTCCACATCGACAACACGCCGGGCCTGGAGATCAAGGCGTACATCGCCTCCACGGCCAAGCCCATGGCCAAGATCACCACGGGCGAGCGGGGCGTCTGGGAGAGCGCGCCGTCCATGACCATCTTCTCCTCCCGGGGCCCGGATCCGGTGGCCGAGGACATCATCAAGCCGGATGTAACCGCGCCGGGCATGCAGATCCTGGCCGCCTGGTCTCCCTTTGGCGACGTGGGTGAGGTCTCTGGCCAGCTCTTCGCCGCCATCGCCGGTACCTCCATGTCCAGCCCCCACGTGGCCGGCCTCTTCGCCCTGATCAAGCAGGCCCACCCCGACTGGACGCCGGCCATGGCCAGATCGGCCCTCATGACCACCGCCTACCAGGACGTGCGGGACAACGACCGGGTGAGCCCGGCCGACCCCTTCGACATGGGTGCAGGCCACGTGGACCCGGGCAACAAGGCCGGCAAAGGCTCCATCTTCGAGCCCGGTCTGGTCTATGACGCCGGCTTCCTGGACTACCTGGGCTTCCTGTGTGACGCGGCGCCCGAGGTCTTCGCCAATCCCGCGGCGACCTGCGCCTCCCTCCAGTCCATCGGCATCCCCACCGACGCCAGCGACCTGAACCTGCCCTCCATCGGCATTGCCGAGCTGCCCGGCCGCCAGACGGTCCGGCGCACGGTCACCAGCGTGGCCAAGGAGCAGGGCTGGCGCAACTACAAGGTGTCGGTGGAAGCGCCTCCCGGCTTTGAGGTCACGGTGGATCCGCCCCGGCTGCGCCTGAAGAGCGGTGAAACGGCCATCTACTCGGTGACCATCACCACCGTGGATGCGCCCATCGGCGAGTGGCGCTTCGGCTCCCTGACTTGGACGGCGGACAACAAGCACTACGAGGTCTACAGCCCCATCGCCGTGCGGGCCGCGCTCTTCAGCGCCCCGGCCGAAATCTCCGGCAGCGGCGAGTCGGGTTCGGCCAGCTTCGACATTCGCTTCGGCTACACCGGTTCCTACACGGCAGCGCCCCATGGCCTGGAGCCGGCCACGGTCACGTCAGACACGGTGGTCCAGGATCCGGATCAGACCTTTGACCCGGCGGATGGCTTCAGCAACGCCCATGTCTTCAACCTCTCCGGCGTGGCCCACTTCCGCATCGCCATGCCGCCAGAGGCCACCGAGCCCGACGCGGACCTGGACATCTACGTGCAAGATCCCAACGGCGACATCGTGGCCTCCAGCACCAGCGGCGGCACCGATGAGCTGATCGACATTCCGTTGCCCATGGACGGCGCCTGGACCGTCTGGGTTCACGGCTGGTCGACGCCGGGTGGCGATTCGGACTACAACATGTGGACGTGGGCAGTGCCCCTGGCCAGCGGCGGCAGCCTGACTGTGGATGCAGCTCCTGCAGCTGCCGTCCTGGGCACCACTGGCACTGTCCAGGTGAGCTGGTCCGGCGCGGGCACCGGCACCCTGTCCGACTGGTACCTGGGCGCGGTCTCCCACACGGGCGACAGCGGCCTCATGGGCCTGACCCTGGTGGAGGTGGACAACCGGTAA
- a CDS encoding alpha/beta hydrolase family protein, with amino-acid sequence MVSRRLSPREMPELQPTVELAARAQGAARYAFTATDRESAQAWQQACRGALAETVGFLDDPPVDPAPSWIEEVDRGDFIRRKVVIHTSPHARMPIYLLTPKGARGPLPVVIAYHGHGYGAKDVVGLWEDGTERLEPDGYHKDFGVALCRRGFLVAVPEIAGFGERRTDYSYLNRELGQPEPTTCHNAATYAFMLGKSLVGLRVRDGMRLVDFLATLPEADVNRLGAMGISGGGMATFFHTALDPRIQACVVSGYYSSFRESILAMHHCTCNFVPGLLNIGEMADIVGLILPRPMLVEAGTRDPIFPLAAVRRSVARAREICAILGGNPETDVVLDEFEGRHRISGRLAYDFLWERLGAGA; translated from the coding sequence ATGGTGAGTCGACGTTTGTCGCCCCGTGAAATGCCCGAACTACAGCCGACGGTGGAGCTGGCTGCCCGCGCCCAGGGTGCGGCCCGCTATGCCTTCACCGCCACCGACCGGGAAAGCGCCCAGGCCTGGCAGCAGGCCTGCCGTGGGGCCCTGGCCGAAACGGTGGGCTTCCTGGACGATCCGCCCGTGGACCCGGCGCCCAGCTGGATCGAGGAGGTGGATCGAGGGGACTTCATCCGTCGCAAGGTGGTGATCCACACCTCGCCCCATGCCCGCATGCCCATCTACCTGCTGACGCCCAAGGGCGCACGCGGGCCCCTCCCCGTGGTCATCGCCTACCACGGCCACGGCTATGGCGCCAAGGACGTGGTGGGCCTCTGGGAAGATGGCACCGAGCGCCTGGAGCCAGACGGCTACCACAAGGACTTCGGCGTGGCCCTCTGCCGGCGGGGTTTCCTGGTGGCCGTGCCCGAAATCGCCGGCTTCGGCGAGCGACGCACCGACTACAGCTACCTGAACCGGGAGCTGGGCCAGCCAGAGCCCACCACCTGCCACAACGCCGCCACCTACGCCTTCATGCTGGGCAAGTCCCTGGTGGGCCTGCGGGTGCGGGATGGCATGCGCCTGGTGGATTTCCTGGCCACCCTGCCGGAGGCGGATGTGAACCGGCTGGGCGCCATGGGCATTTCCGGCGGCGGCATGGCCACCTTCTTCCACACCGCGCTGGATCCCCGCATCCAGGCCTGCGTGGTCAGCGGCTACTACAGCTCCTTCCGGGAGAGCATCCTGGCCATGCACCACTGCACCTGCAACTTCGTGCCCGGCCTCCTCAACATCGGCGAGATGGCCGACATCGTGGGGCTGATCTTGCCCCGGCCCATGCTGGTGGAAGCGGGCACCCGGGACCCCATCTTTCCCCTGGCCGCGGTGCGCCGCAGCGTGGCCCGCGCCCGGGAGATCTGCGCCATCCTGGGGGGCAATCCAGAAACGGATGTGGTGCTGGATGAGTTCGAGGGGCGCCACCGCATCAGCGGCCGCCTGGCTTACGACTTCCTGTGGGAGCGGCTGGGCGCCGGGGCGTGA